The Fructilactobacillus myrtifloralis genome segment TAAGCCGTTGACCGCCCTTCCCCACAATGATCCCCTTTTGCCCATTGCGTTCGACAATAATTGAAGCTTCAATCTGAAGCTTGCCGGTTTCATTGGGACGCATCCATTCAACATAGACCGCCACCGAATGCGGAATTTCCTGACGCGTATTGGCTAAAATTTGTTCCCGAATGATTTCTTGCACAATGAAGCGCTCGGGATGATCCGTAACTTGATCATCAGGATAGTATTGCGGACCTTCCGGAAGGGTTTTTACTAAGGACTGCAGTAACTCATCCACGTTGTTCCCTCGTAACGCTGAGATGGGGAAAACCTCGGCCCACGGGTAGGCCTTGCGGTACATATCCATAATCGGCAGGAGTTGGTTCGGATCAATCTCATCAATCTTATTAATGATGAGGTAAACCGGGGCCTCAATCTGCTTTAACTGGTCAATAATGTAATTATCCCCGGCCCCCCGCGTTTCGGTTGCACTAACCATGAACAGCACGGCTTCCACCTCTTTTAGAGCTGATAACGCCGCCTTATCCATGTATTCATCCAGTTTATTTTGCGGTTTATGAATTCCAGGGGTGTCGAGAAACACAATTTGACTGTCATCCGTCGTGTAAATTCCCTGAATCTTGTTACGCGTGGTTTGGGCCTTATCGCTCATGATGGCTACCTTCTGGCCCACCACCCGGTTTAAAAACGTTGATTTGCCGACGTTTGGACGACCAACAATGGCCACAAAGCCGGATTTAAATCCTGTACTCATGTCTTTTCCTCATCTCTTAAAACGGTAACAGTGCAGTTACATAGGGAACCAGTACGATTGCCCCGATAACTAAA includes the following:
- the era gene encoding GTPase Era, encoding MSTGFKSGFVAIVGRPNVGKSTFLNRVVGQKVAIMSDKAQTTRNKIQGIYTTDDSQIVFLDTPGIHKPQNKLDEYMDKAALSALKEVEAVLFMVSATETRGAGDNYIIDQLKQIEAPVYLIINKIDEIDPNQLLPIMDMYRKAYPWAEVFPISALRGNNVDELLQSLVKTLPEGPQYYPDDQVTDHPERFIVQEIIREQILANTRQEIPHSVAVYVEWMRPNETGKLQIEASIIVERNGQKGIIVGKGGQRLKYISVGARREIEKLLGTKVNLKLWVHVQSGWRDKPNALNNLGYSAKNDY